A genomic window from Streptomyces sp. NBC_01429 includes:
- a CDS encoding Gfo/Idh/MocA family protein, translated as MIFTLGIVGAGQFAGQFAKLWRLHPGVGDIYATDLLPERAERLVADYDLAGTLPSFEAAIESPDIDAIAIFTQRWTHGPLVVKALRAGKHVYSAVPMAISEEEIAAIIEAVRETGLTYMMGETSQYNPATVYARDQIAAGSFGRLFHAEGDYVHDMDLGFYEAYQYSGGEQWKSTASYPPLLYPTHSVGGVLGAWQTHAVSVSAIGVKDDRGDGVFDKDVSQFDNDFSNATALFEVAGGGSFRTNEFRRVGYPSHIRESRFRFFGTEGSLEQLATVSLWQDKKGVEDVTDHLQPKPTLSADDPSLEHVAPALRDAFTSGSAPVHDRSRLPAEFANVSNGHEGSHHFLADDFVTAVNTGTLPPVNAWVAARYTLPGIIAHESALKNGERLPIPDFGDAPR; from the coding sequence ATGATCTTCACCCTGGGCATCGTCGGCGCCGGCCAGTTCGCCGGCCAGTTCGCCAAGCTCTGGCGGCTCCACCCCGGCGTCGGTGACATCTACGCCACCGACCTCCTGCCCGAGCGCGCCGAGAGGCTCGTCGCCGATTACGACCTGGCCGGCACACTCCCGTCCTTCGAGGCGGCGATCGAGTCACCGGACATCGACGCGATCGCGATCTTCACCCAGCGCTGGACCCACGGTCCGCTCGTCGTCAAGGCCCTGCGCGCCGGAAAGCACGTGTACTCGGCGGTGCCGATGGCGATCTCCGAGGAGGAGATCGCGGCCATCATCGAAGCCGTACGGGAGACCGGGCTGACGTACATGATGGGCGAGACCAGCCAGTACAACCCGGCCACCGTCTACGCCCGCGACCAGATCGCCGCGGGCTCCTTCGGCCGGCTCTTCCACGCCGAGGGCGACTACGTCCACGACATGGACCTGGGCTTCTACGAGGCGTACCAGTACAGCGGCGGCGAGCAGTGGAAGTCCACCGCCAGCTACCCGCCCCTCCTCTACCCGACGCACTCGGTGGGCGGGGTGCTGGGCGCGTGGCAGACCCACGCGGTGAGCGTGTCGGCGATCGGCGTGAAGGACGACCGCGGGGACGGGGTCTTCGACAAGGACGTCAGCCAGTTCGACAACGACTTCTCGAACGCGACGGCGCTGTTCGAGGTCGCGGGCGGCGGATCGTTCCGTACGAACGAGTTCCGCCGGGTCGGCTACCCCTCGCACATCCGTGAGTCGCGCTTCCGGTTCTTCGGTACGGAGGGGAGCCTCGAACAGCTCGCCACCGTGAGCCTGTGGCAGGACAAGAAGGGCGTCGAGGACGTCACCGACCACCTCCAGCCCAAGCCCACCCTCTCCGCCGACGACCCCTCCCTGGAGCACGTCGCCCCCGCCCTGCGCGACGCCTTCACCTCCGGCTCGGCCCCGGTCCACGACCGGTCCCGGCTGCCCGCCGAATTCGCGAACGTCTCCAACGGCCACGAGGGAAGCCACCACTTCCTCGCCGACGACTTCGTCACGGCCGTCAACACGGGCACGCTCCCCCCGGTCAACGCCTGGGTCGCCGCCCGCTACACCCTCCCGGGCATCATCGCCCACGAATCCGCCCTCAAGAACGGCGAACGCCTCCCGATCCCGGACTTCGGAGACGCACCGCGGTAA
- a CDS encoding DUF2238 domain-containing protein has protein sequence MTANDPFAAPSPDGRLSPSRLLPTALAVAVTAALVASRFGAADPTTWLLETVWVMVGLPLVVLSRGRFPLSGLLCGLLAAHALVLIVGGHYTYAEVPVGDWVRDWLGWDRNPYDRFGHLMQGFVPAILVRELLVRTSPLRGSRWLAVLTVCACLAFSAVFEMLEWLAAVTGGAAADAFLGTQGDVWDTQWDMFCALIGAVCAVLFLSRVHDRALTRPGLERPVRSCRAGEWTSAVRVGP, from the coding sequence ATGACCGCCAACGACCCGTTCGCCGCCCCGTCGCCGGACGGGAGGCTGTCGCCGAGTCGCCTGCTGCCGACCGCCCTCGCCGTCGCGGTGACCGCAGCGCTCGTCGCGTCGAGGTTCGGCGCCGCCGATCCCACCACCTGGCTGCTGGAGACGGTGTGGGTGATGGTCGGCCTGCCCCTGGTAGTCCTGTCGCGCGGCCGCTTCCCACTGAGCGGCCTGCTGTGCGGGCTGCTGGCGGCGCATGCCCTGGTCCTCATCGTGGGCGGCCACTACACCTACGCCGAGGTTCCCGTCGGAGACTGGGTGCGCGACTGGCTTGGATGGGACCGCAACCCCTACGACCGCTTCGGCCACCTCATGCAGGGCTTCGTCCCGGCCATTCTGGTACGCGAACTGCTCGTCCGTACCTCCCCGCTGCGCGGCAGTCGCTGGCTCGCCGTGCTCACCGTCTGCGCCTGCCTGGCCTTCAGCGCTGTCTTCGAGATGCTGGAATGGCTGGCGGCCGTCACCGGCGGCGCGGCCGCGGACGCGTTCCTGGGCACTCAGGGAGACGTGTGGGACACCCAGTGGGACATGTTCTGCGCTCTGATCGGTGCCGTCTGCGCCGTGCTGTTCCTCAGCCGCGTCCACGACCGTGCCCTCACTCGCCCGGGTCTGGAGAGGCCGGTGCGCAGTTGCCGCGCTGGAGAGTGGACGTCGGCTGTGCGGGTCGGTCCTTGA
- a CDS encoding GNAT family N-acetyltransferase, translating to MLRGESVGLRARQEADVPVLHAELYGDVAGRARVDSGPWLPIPAASAEGPFSVGDPGDGAVSFSVVELASEELAGAAVLWGIDTHNRSAHLGLSLRPAFRGRGLGVDAVRVLCGYGFVVRGLHRLQLETLADNTPMIRAAGRVGFTREGTLRRNAWVSGEFVDEVVLGLLAEEWGDTWRP from the coding sequence ATGCTGCGAGGAGAGTCGGTCGGGCTGCGGGCTCGACAGGAAGCGGACGTGCCTGTCCTGCACGCCGAGCTGTACGGGGATGTCGCCGGGCGGGCGCGGGTGGATTCCGGGCCGTGGCTGCCGATTCCGGCAGCGTCGGCGGAGGGGCCGTTCTCGGTGGGCGATCCCGGGGACGGGGCCGTCAGCTTCTCCGTGGTGGAGCTCGCGAGCGAAGAGTTGGCGGGGGCGGCCGTGCTGTGGGGGATCGACACCCACAACCGGAGCGCCCATCTCGGTCTGTCCCTGCGCCCGGCCTTCCGGGGGCGCGGGCTGGGCGTGGACGCCGTGCGGGTCCTGTGCGGGTACGGGTTCGTGGTGCGAGGGCTGCACCGGCTTCAGCTCGAAACCCTCGCCGACAACACCCCGATGATCCGGGCCGCCGGCCGCGTGGGGTTCACCCGGGAGGGGACGCTGCGGCGCAATGCCTGGGTCAGCGGGGAGTTCGTCGATGAGGTCGTGCTCGGGCTGCTCGCGGAGGAGTGGGGCGACACCTGGCGGCCGTGA
- a CDS encoding class I SAM-dependent methyltransferase — MTHQDETRAAYDGVVELYASLFADQLETQPFSRNMIGTFAELVRGTGNARAADVGCGPGHLTSMLNDLGLDAFGLDLSPAMVDHARRTRPALRFDEARMEALPVEDGALGGVLAHYSMIHTPPGELPALLAEQVRVLASGGLLLASFFGTEGPEPVRFDHKVAPAYSWPVDRFAELLAGAGLVTVARLLHDPASERGFLDAHVLARRP; from the coding sequence ATGACGCACCAGGACGAGACCAGAGCGGCCTACGACGGGGTCGTCGAGCTGTACGCGTCGCTGTTCGCCGATCAGTTGGAGACGCAGCCGTTCTCGCGGAACATGATCGGCACCTTCGCCGAGCTGGTGCGTGGGACGGGTAACGCGCGGGCGGCCGATGTCGGGTGCGGGCCCGGACATCTGACGTCCATGCTGAACGACTTGGGGCTGGACGCCTTCGGGCTCGACCTCTCCCCGGCCATGGTCGACCACGCCCGGCGGACCCGTCCGGCGCTGCGCTTCGACGAAGCGCGGATGGAGGCCCTGCCGGTCGAGGACGGCGCGCTAGGCGGCGTGCTGGCGCACTACTCGATGATCCATACCCCGCCCGGGGAACTGCCCGCGCTGCTCGCCGAGCAGGTGCGTGTCCTGGCATCAGGGGGCCTGCTCCTGGCGTCGTTCTTCGGGACCGAGGGACCGGAGCCGGTCCGTTTCGATCACAAGGTGGCGCCCGCCTACAGCTGGCCGGTGGACCGGTTCGCAGAGTTGCTGGCCGGGGCCGGGCTCGTCACGGTCGCTCGGCTGCTCCACGACCCGGCCTCCGAACGGGGCTTCCTCGACGCCCACGTGCTGGCCCGCCGCCCGTAG